A single region of the Desulfobaculum xiamenense genome encodes:
- a CDS encoding ArsR/SmtB family transcription factor yields the protein MNGHRDTCDATCKHPDAIEKVRRHSHATERFSELADLFKVLGDPTRVRILHALSVTELCVCDIAALLCMTSSAVSHQLRLLRQAKLVRNRKDGKSVYYALDDDHVRLLMDQGLAHVLEDRSGRTD from the coding sequence ATGAACGGCCACCGCGACACCTGCGATGCCACCTGCAAGCATCCCGACGCCATAGAGAAAGTCCGACGACACTCCCACGCCACCGAGCGCTTCTCCGAGCTTGCCGACCTGTTCAAGGTATTGGGCGACCCGACCCGCGTGCGCATCCTGCATGCGCTGTCGGTCACGGAGCTGTGCGTGTGCGACATCGCGGCGCTTCTGTGCATGACGTCGTCGGCCGTCTCCCACCAGTTGCGGCTGCTGCGGCAGGCAAAGCTGGTGCGCAACCGCAAGGACGGCAAGTCCGTCTACTACGCGCTAGACGACGACCATGTCCGCCTGCTCATGGATCAGGGCCTCGCGCATGTGCTGGAGGACCGCTCCGGGCGGACCGATTGA
- a CDS encoding DMT family transporter, producing the protein MNARILKANILLLVTAAIWGSGFVAQRSGMDYVGPMTFNAVRFAIGALSLLPLLIWHDRKGIPAVSPGVKPNFIFLGALAAGTALFCAVSLQQIGMIHTPAAKAGFITGLYVVIVPFLGLALGQRPGVGGFIGTAAAAVGLYLVSVTKDFTIAPGDTYVIIGAVLWAGHMQVLGWLSPKLDGVRLAFGQFAVCSVLCTASALAFEDVTLAGIAAGWIPIVYGGIMPVGVAFTLQIIAQKDAPPTHAAIILSLEAVFAAFGGWLILGETLTTRAMFGCALMLAGMLAAQLWPERQPATAAARS; encoded by the coding sequence ATGAACGCCCGCATTCTCAAAGCCAACATTCTGCTGCTCGTCACGGCCGCCATCTGGGGCTCGGGCTTCGTCGCCCAGCGCTCCGGCATGGACTACGTCGGTCCCATGACCTTCAACGCCGTGCGCTTCGCCATAGGTGCGCTGTCGCTCCTGCCACTTCTGATCTGGCACGACCGCAAGGGCATCCCTGCCGTCTCTCCGGGAGTGAAGCCAAACTTCATCTTCCTCGGCGCTCTGGCCGCAGGCACCGCCCTATTCTGCGCCGTGAGCCTCCAGCAGATCGGCATGATCCACACTCCCGCCGCCAAAGCGGGCTTCATCACCGGACTCTACGTGGTCATCGTGCCCTTCCTCGGCCTCGCCCTCGGGCAGCGGCCGGGAGTCGGCGGCTTCATCGGCACTGCCGCCGCAGCCGTAGGCCTGTACCTCGTCTCCGTCACCAAGGACTTCACCATCGCCCCCGGCGACACCTACGTCATCATCGGCGCGGTGCTCTGGGCCGGGCACATGCAGGTCCTCGGCTGGCTGTCCCCGAAGCTCGACGGCGTGCGCCTCGCCTTCGGCCAGTTCGCCGTGTGCTCCGTCCTGTGTACCGCAAGCGCCCTCGCCTTCGAGGACGTTACCCTCGCTGGCATCGCCGCGGGCTGGATTCCCATCGTGTACGGCGGCATCATGCCCGTGGGCGTGGCCTTCACGCTCCAGATCATCGCCCAGAAAGACGCCCCGCCCACCCACGCGGCCATCATCCTCAGCCTTGAAGCCGTGTTCGCTGCCTTCGGTGGCTGGCTCATCCTCGGCGAAACCCTGACCACTCGCGCCATGTTCGGCTGCGCCCTCATGCTCGCAGGCATGCTCGCCGCCCAGCTGTGGCCCGAGCGCCAGCCCGCAACAGCCGCGGCCCGCTCCTAG
- a CDS encoding SO_0444 family Cu/Zn efflux transporter, with protein sequence MNFLETFAGETWLILNEAAPYVLFGFAVAALVKALVPDDLVARHLGRNSYRSVLKASILGVPLPLCSCGVIPAAAGLRRQGASKGATTAFLISTPETGADSIAVTWALLDPVMTILRPLSALITATAAGLIVNALPDEKTPAERTLPMAHSCGCGGACATPAHAETTRPPLPQRIKDGFRHAFGEMLADIGVWLLAGTVAAALISALVPAGFIENSLGGELGSLVVMLVIGVPLYICATSSTPIAASLALKGLSPGAALVFLLAGPATNTATIAVVSHILGRKAVVAYIGTIAVCSLALGWLTNRLYAALGLDIASWIHKAGTESTSVFSIVCTVLLLALIARSVIMGRKHGHNHSH encoded by the coding sequence ATGAACTTTCTCGAAACCTTCGCCGGGGAAACCTGGCTCATCCTGAACGAAGCCGCGCCGTACGTGCTGTTCGGCTTCGCCGTGGCCGCGCTGGTCAAGGCGCTGGTCCCGGACGACCTCGTGGCCCGACACCTCGGCCGCAACTCGTACCGTTCGGTGCTCAAGGCCTCCATCCTCGGCGTCCCGCTCCCGCTGTGCTCGTGCGGCGTCATCCCTGCGGCCGCGGGCTTGCGGCGGCAGGGCGCAAGCAAGGGCGCGACCACCGCCTTCCTCATCTCCACCCCCGAAACCGGCGCGGATTCCATCGCCGTGACGTGGGCGCTCCTCGACCCGGTGATGACCATCCTGCGCCCCCTCTCCGCCCTCATCACCGCCACCGCCGCAGGGCTCATCGTCAACGCGCTGCCCGACGAAAAGACCCCGGCCGAGCGCACGCTGCCCATGGCCCACTCCTGCGGATGCGGCGGAGCCTGCGCAACACCGGCGCATGCCGAAACCACTCGCCCGCCCCTGCCCCAGCGCATCAAAGACGGTTTCCGACACGCCTTCGGCGAAATGCTCGCCGACATCGGCGTGTGGCTGCTGGCGGGTACCGTGGCCGCAGCGCTCATCAGCGCGCTGGTTCCTGCGGGATTCATCGAGAATTCTCTCGGCGGCGAACTCGGTTCCCTCGTGGTCATGCTGGTGATTGGCGTGCCGCTCTACATCTGCGCCACGTCCTCCACGCCCATCGCGGCATCGCTGGCCCTCAAGGGCCTGTCCCCCGGCGCGGCCCTCGTGTTTCTGCTGGCCGGACCGGCCACGAACACCGCCACCATCGCCGTGGTCTCGCACATCCTCGGGCGCAAGGCCGTGGTGGCCTACATCGGCACCATCGCCGTCTGCTCGCTGGCGCTGGGCTGGCTGACCAACCGCCTCTACGCCGCCCTCGGCCTCGACATCGCCTCGTGGATTCACAAGGCGGGGACGGAATCCACCTCCGTCTTCTCCATTGTCTGTACGGTGCTCCTTCTCGCACTCATCGCCCGCAGCGTGATCATGGGCCGAAAGCACGGACACAACCACTCCCACTGA